The DNA window ATCCGTAATGCTTCCAAAAAACCAGAGTTACAAATTATCCGGAATGGTATGCAATTCCGTATATCAATCCACAAAATACATCTCGAGCTCATATTCTATAACCTTATCTAATTAACAAATTAGAATAGTAGAATTAAAAAAAAACCGCTAATAAATTAGCGGTTTTTTTATTTTAAAGAAAATCTTTAATTATTCTGCATCGAAATCAGCATCTGTATCAGCAGATACTTTTTCTCCTTCTTCTTTAGATTTTTCTTTGTCAGCTTTTCTTTGAGATTGACCATCTCTGATAGAATCAGAAACAACGTTCAAAATCATATCGATAGACTTAGAAGCATCATCATTTCCTGGAATAACGAAATCTACTTTTCTAGGGTCAGAGTTAGTATCTACGATACCGAAAACTGGAATACCTAATTTCTTAGCTTCAGTTACAGCGATGTGTTCTCTTAAGATATCAACAACGAAGATAGCAGAAGGAAGACGAACCATGTCAGAGATAGAACCTAAGTTCTTCTCAAGGTTAGCTCTTTGTCTGTCTACCTGAAGTCTTTCTTTTTTAGATAAAGTTTCGAACGTTCCATCTTTTTTCATTTTATCGATAGAGTTCATTTTCTTAACAGCCTTTCTGATAGTAACAAAGTTTGTTAACATACCTCCTGGCCATCTTTCTGTAATATAAGGCATATTAAGTTCTGAAGCGTGCTTAGCAACAACTTCTTTTGCTTGCTTCTTAGTCGCAACAAAAAGAACTTTTTTACCTGCAGAAGTAAGTTTTTCTAAAGCGCTACAAGCCTCATCTAACTTTACTGCTGTTTTATGTAAGTCTACAATGTGAATACCATTTTTCTCCATAAAAATGTACGGAGCCATATTTGGATTCCACTTTCTAGTCATGTGACCGAAGTGTACCCCAGCCTCTAGGAGGTCTTTTACATTTGCTTTTGCCATGTTTTCTGTTTTTGTTAGTTTACTTTCCGTCTTTTAAACAATCAACAACTTCTTTAGATGGGAGAAGCGTTTGGATGCTAAACGTAACGGGCAATTTTTTTGTTTAGATAAATAGATTTTAGATAAAAGATAATAGATTGAAAAAATTCTGAAATCCAAAATCTTGAATCTGAAGTCTGAAAATTAACGTTTTGAGAATTGGAATCTCTTTCTTGCTTTTTTCTGACCTGGCTTCTTTCTTTCCACCATTCTTGCATCTCTTGTAAGTAAACCAGCTGGCTTTAATGCTAATCTGAACTCAGCGTTGATCTCGCATAAAGCTCTTGAAATACCTAATCTGATAGCTTCTGCTTGTCCTGTATTTCCACCACCGAAAACATTTACGGTAACGTCATACTGACCAACAGTTTCAGAAAGGATAAACGGTTGATTTAATTTATAAACCATTACGTCTGTAGAGAAATATTCTTTAGCATCTTTACCGTTTACTGTAATATTACCAGTACCTGGCTTTACGTAAACTCTTGCTACAGAAGTTTTTCTTCTACCAATTTTATGAACTGTAGACATATTAATTATTTAAATTCGTTAATATTAATTGTTTTAGGCTGTTGAGCTTCGTGCTTGTGTTCAGTTCCTTCATATAAATAAAGGTTTTTGAATAAAGCAGAACCTAATCTGTTTTTAGGTAACATACCTTTTACAGACTTTTCTAATACTTTCAAAGAATCTTTCTTTTGAAGTTCAGCCGCAGTCATAGATTTTTGACCTCCAGGGTAACCAGTATGCCAGATATAAGTTTTATCTGCCCACTTGTTTCCGGAAAGCGTAATTTTCCCAGCATTCAAAACAATAACGTTATCACCACAATCTACGTGAGGTGTAAAGTTTGTTTTGTGCTTACCTCTCAAAATCTTTGCAACCTTAGAAGCTAGTCTTCCTAAAGGTTGTCCTTCAGCGTCTACCACAACCCATTCTTTATTAGCAGTAGCTTTGTTCGCTGAAACAGTTTTGTAACTTAATGTATTCACACGTTTTAGTTAAAGATTAAACATAATTTTCCCCATAAGGGTGTGCAAAGATACAAATTAAATTTGTAATGGAAAAACATATTTAATTTAATATGTTGGTTACGTGTTTAGGTTAAACGATTCGACAGATTCTATCTATAGAAAATATTCTTGGCACAGATATTGCAAAATCATATACGATGAAAAAAAAGTTTTAGAAGATTCTAAAAACACAGGTGATAAAGTAAAGAGTTTAGTTACTAAACTCTTACTTTATTAACTTTTCCGTAAAAATTTCCGCATCCTATTATCATTTAACCATTCATTAAATTACAATTTACATTAATTTCATGTAAAAAATTATTTTTCATTCTCGAAATAATTATATTTGCCGCAAAGCCTTACTTACCATGAGTCACGGAAAAATAAGAGAAGAAAAAAACTGTCTCAATTGCGGACATACCGTAGAAGAAAGATTCTGCCCACATTGCGGACAGGAAAATACGCAGCCCCGCCAACCCTTCTATTTTCTTTTCACCCATTTTATTGAGGACTTCACTCATTATGACGGGCAATTCTGGAAAACGATACAATATTTGATAGGACGCCCAGGAAGGCTAACCAAAGAATATCTTGCAGGTAAAAGACAATTGTTTGTGCCGCCTGTAAAACTATACATCTTCATAAGCTTTTTAACATTCTTTGTTCCTACTCTTTTCCCAAAAT is part of the Chryseobacterium paludis genome and encodes:
- the rpsB gene encoding 30S ribosomal protein S2, whose product is MAKANVKDLLEAGVHFGHMTRKWNPNMAPYIFMEKNGIHIVDLHKTAVKLDEACSALEKLTSAGKKVLFVATKKQAKEVVAKHASELNMPYITERWPGGMLTNFVTIRKAVKKMNSIDKMKKDGTFETLSKKERLQVDRQRANLEKNLGSISDMVRLPSAIFVVDILREHIAVTEAKKLGIPVFGIVDTNSDPRKVDFVIPGNDDASKSIDMILNVVSDSIRDGQSQRKADKEKSKEEGEKVSADTDADFDAE
- the rpsI gene encoding 30S ribosomal protein S9 — encoded protein: MSTVHKIGRRKTSVARVYVKPGTGNITVNGKDAKEYFSTDVMVYKLNQPFILSETVGQYDVTVNVFGGGNTGQAEAIRLGISRALCEINAEFRLALKPAGLLTRDARMVERKKPGQKKARKRFQFSKR
- the rplM gene encoding 50S ribosomal protein L13, whose translation is MNTLSYKTVSANKATANKEWVVVDAEGQPLGRLASKVAKILRGKHKTNFTPHVDCGDNVIVLNAGKITLSGNKWADKTYIWHTGYPGGQKSMTAAELQKKDSLKVLEKSVKGMLPKNRLGSALFKNLYLYEGTEHKHEAQQPKTININEFK